In Chroicocephalus ridibundus chromosome 2, bChrRid1.1, whole genome shotgun sequence, the DNA window cggcccccggggtGAAGTCCCCAAGGTAATggctcccgggggggctgcgggccagGCGGGGGGACCCTCCGCTCCCATGGGGAGTGGTGCCGCTGAGCTGCCGGGGGCTTGTCCCTGCAGGTGCCGGTGACGTTTGTTGACATTGCCGTCTACTTCTCGGCGGAGGAGTGGAAGAATTTGGAGGAGTGGCAGAAAGAGCTGTACAATAACCTGGTGAAGGAGAACTATGAGTCTTTGCTCTCCCTGGGTAAACATCCCTTTTCGCCCCTTTCCCGGCAGGACGGGGTGATGGCCGCGTCTCCCCGGCGGGTCGCGGATGCGGGTGCCCTTGTCCCCCACCAGCGGACGGTGGGGGCCCACGCCGTGGCTCCGGGACCTCCCCTTTCAGAAGGAATCCGTGCAGCTCGTGTGGGATGATGTGCCGTGCCGGTGCCGCCGCGTGGGGCGACCAGTGCCACCCAGTCCCGGGGAGTGGGAGCGGGTCCTCATCCCCCAAAACGGGGAGCTGGAGCGGGTCCTCATCCCCCAGAACCAAGGGAACTGAGCATCTGCGCTGCACGGGCCTCCCGGCACGGAGATCCCGCCAAATTTAGGCAGTTTCTCCGCCAGGGGAGATGCCAGTGTGTCCCCTGCGCGTGACAGGGAGGGTCAGGCGggcgcagccccccccgccggtgccagccccgctgtCTCCCCGCGCAGACGGTGCCATCTCCAGAAGCGAGGCGCAGCCCCGCGGCGAGCGCGGGGAGGGTCCCTGCGTCCCCGAGCAGAGGGagatggagcagagggagctGCCGCCGGACGCCTGCGCGGGTGAGGCACCGGccgggtcccccccccgccatccccgccgcctcccaccttgtgttcccccccaccccatttctcACCCCGGGgatgtccctcctccttccccagcagtcCCAGACCCCCAGGACCCAAGTTTTCGAGCCCTGGCCAGACTCTGCGCCCCACTGCGTGAGAGGGGGCCACTGCGAGTGACCCCGGAAAATCCCCCAGGACTGATGTGCTGGGTCTTGGGCATCCGTCACTGGGAGATCCATGcgtcccccaccgcccccacgTCACATCAGAGCCCATGGGCTGTCCCACAGTCATCCGTGCCCATTGGCTGTGCTGTTGTCACCCGTCTCCGTGGCCTGTGCCATGGTCATCCATCCCCACGGGCTCTCCCATGGTCACCTGTCCCCAAGGGCTGTTCCACGGTCACCCGTCCATCCCCATGGGCTGTCCCAAGGTGACCCAACTCCATGGGCTGTCCCAAAGTGACCCATTCCCAAGAGCTGTCCCAAGGTGACCCAACTCCATGGGTTGTCGCATGGTCACCCATCCCCACGGGCTGTCCCAAGGTGACCCAACTCCATGGGTTGTCGCATGGTCACCCATCCCCACGGGCTGTCCCAAGGTGACCCAACTCCATGGGTTGTCGCATGGTCACCCATCCCCACGGGCTGTCCCAAGGTGACCCATCCCCATGGGTTGTTCTAAGGGGACCCATTCCTATGGGCTGTCCCATGACCACCCATCCCCatgagctgtcccaaggggaccTGTCCCCATGGGCTGTCCCACGGTCACCCGTCCCTACATCTGTGGGGGTGTTTGATGCCCCGTAACTGCTGTGGGACGGGGACGTCCCGCATGGCCGGAGCCTGGGGGTCCCACCCCCCCGAGGCGCGTTGGCCGCGGGGTCGCGGTGGGCAGCCGCAGCCTGGCGCCGGCCAAGTCTCTCCTTGTGAACAGAGTCGCTGATCTCCACCTCCGACATCCTGTCCCGGATCAAGCAGGAGGTGGCCTTTGTCGGGGAGCAGCAGTTCCCGGAGGAGCGGGGGATGCCGGCGGACCCCTGCGCAGGTGAGTCCGGGGCCGTGCCCGCGCACCCTCCGGCTGCCCAATGCTGGGGGAGGCCCCCCCCCAGGCCCACCCGGTGCAGGATGCGGCCCCCCCACTCCTCGGCTGAGTCCCCGTCCCTGTCCTTCCCTGCAGGCGCGGACGCCCTGATCACGGCGCACGACTTCTTGTCGTGGATCAAGCAGGAGGAAGAGCCTTGCGTCCGTGAGCCCTGGGAGCTGCcggagagggagatgctgacgGGTCCCGGTCCCGGTGAGCGATGCTGAGCCCggctttgcagggctgggacggggctgggggggtaaAAGCACCCACCCAGGGTGGGCTGCGGCTCGGGGACATCCCCGGTCCCCCAGCATGCGTTGACAGGAGTCTTTCCCTCCCCTGCAGCCGGCGAGGGGCTGCTGGTGAAGACGGAGGAGCGGTGCCCCCACGCCGAGCCCCCCGAGGAGGTGGGTTTGCCGGGTGGCTCCggggagctgctcttccccagcgcCGGTTTTGGGAGCCCCGAGGGACAGGCGGCGGCGACAACGGCGGCGGTGGCTTTGCCGGCACAGCACAGACTGGGCAAAGCCCCAGGCGCGGAGCCGGGGCCCGAGGCGACGGGGGTCCCCACCGCCACGCCGGGACCCGCCGAGGAGCGTCCGCACGGCTGCGCCGAGTGCGGGAAGAGCTTCAGCGGGAAGAAGAGCCTGCGGATCCACCAGCGGAGCCACGCGGCCGAGCGCCCCTACCCCTGTGCCGAGTGCGGCAAGAGCTTCAACTGCCACTCGGGGCTGGTGCGGCACCAGATGATCCACCGCGGCGAGCGGCCCTACAAGTGCGCCGAGTGCGGCAAGTGCTACAGCCGCAAGGAGCACCTGCAGAACCACCAGCGGCTGCACACCGGCGAGCGGCCCTTCGCCTGCGCCGCCTGCGGCAAGAGCTTCATCCGCAAGCAGAACCTGCTCAAGCACCAGCGCATCCACACCGGCGAAAGGCCCTACCAGTGCCCGGCCTGCGGCCGCAGCTTCCGCTACAAGGAATCCCTCAAGGATCACCAGCGGATCCACGGGGCCGAGGCGGgaccccccccgctgcccccacccgGCATCATGCCCCCCGGGGACTAGGGGACGCCCCGCTGTggactgacacccccccccggctcctggggACGGGGGCAGGCGCCGGCCACGCAGCTTCCTACCAAATACAGGCGCCCggacggggccggggggcacGGGGAGACTCCGGGGAGGGGGGCCATGCACCCCTAGATCCCCCCACCCGGGGTCGGCCCCCGCCATGGATGGACACtctttgccccccccccaacaccgctcccccccccacccacccccagacAATCTCGCTGCACAGgatggggagcagccccccgccccatgccgcgtcccgtccccccccgccgccaccgccccccgcctgccgctctgctcccctgcccccaCTGCTTATTTTTActgcccccccacacacacacccagcccCGCGCCGTCCCGCTCTGTACAGTGCTTTGGGGGGTGTAGTTTTGTATGGACGATGCGATACGGAATAAAGTCATGCTGGGCTGCAGCGccttggcccccccccccccccccccgggtcccacagggtcccccccccaccttcagtGCCTGAAGGGGCTTAGAAGAGAGCTGGG includes these proteins:
- the LOC134510936 gene encoding zinc finger protein 282-like isoform X1, which translates into the protein MSPDIPDPGGPVPPWRHPPQTTPGAKSRPAEPLAHSGHGGGCRACPHWCWGQWWPKAPELGEAMPAVGPGLRTRPKVGVDHGPPPTRVLPTSQVQEWNVEAPHLMPLQPPLLPERAHVREAQLHSAEASLWTVVATVQAMERKIDLLATRLLSLEGRSGTAEKKLLDCEKTTMEFGNQLESKWAVLGTLIQEYGLLQRRLENVENLLKNRNFWVLRLPPGPRGEVPKVPVTFVDIAVYFSAEEWKNLEEWQKELYNNLVKENYESLLSLDGAISRSEAQPRGERGEGPCVPEQREMEQRELPPDACAESLISTSDILSRIKQEVAFVGEQQFPEERGMPADPCAGADALITAHDFLSWIKQEEEPCVREPWELPEREMLTGPGPAGEGLLVKTEERCPHAEPPEEVGLPGGSGELLFPSAGFGSPEGQAAATTAAVALPAQHRLGKAPGAEPGPEATGVPTATPGPAEERPHGCAECGKSFSGKKSLRIHQRSHAAERPYPCAECGKSFNCHSGLVRHQMIHRGERPYKCAECGKCYSRKEHLQNHQRLHTGERPFACAACGKSFIRKQNLLKHQRIHTGERPYQCPACGRSFRYKESLKDHQRIHGAEAGPPPLPPPGIMPPGD
- the LOC134510936 gene encoding zinc finger protein 282-like isoform X2; translation: MQFPGCPWLLGGAAGPGPQRAATDSGPGPGSAPGPGPGAAAGGSAAPLRSAPSPPRPAPSRGPAQHRGAMAEWAPAQVQEWNVEAPHLMPLQPPLLPERAHVREAQLHSAEASLWTVVATVQAMERKIDLLATRLLSLEGRSGTAEKKLLDCEKTTMEFGNQLESKWAVLGTLIQEYGLLQRRLENVENLLKNRNFWVLRLPPGPRGEVPKVPVTFVDIAVYFSAEEWKNLEEWQKELYNNLVKENYESLLSLDGAISRSEAQPRGERGEGPCVPEQREMEQRELPPDACAESLISTSDILSRIKQEVAFVGEQQFPEERGMPADPCAGADALITAHDFLSWIKQEEEPCVREPWELPEREMLTGPGPAGEGLLVKTEERCPHAEPPEEVGLPGGSGELLFPSAGFGSPEGQAAATTAAVALPAQHRLGKAPGAEPGPEATGVPTATPGPAEERPHGCAECGKSFSGKKSLRIHQRSHAAERPYPCAECGKSFNCHSGLVRHQMIHRGERPYKCAECGKCYSRKEHLQNHQRLHTGERPFACAACGKSFIRKQNLLKHQRIHTGERPYQCPACGRSFRYKESLKDHQRIHGAEAGPPPLPPPGIMPPGD